A genomic segment from Leptolyngbya boryana PCC 6306 encodes:
- a CDS encoding glycosyltransferase encodes MCDLAIFTHSLYGGGAERAMVNLIRGFIQRGLSIDLVLLKREGAYLDLLPPEVRVIDLGGGRLWQRLPELANYLRENRPPVMLSTLDDINIAALWMRRLTGVDMRLVANVQNTISQEARRSKSLKVRLMPTLSRWFLNWADAVVPVSEGVGSDLQQIGVREDLIQVIHNPVVTPDLFEQAQAAIEHPWFQSEIPCLMSVGRLEYQKNFPLLLEAFAQVRKSRPLRLMILGEGNDRAALEAQIEQLGIQEDVALPGFVSNPYAYLRQADLFVLSSWFEGLPTVLIEALAVGTPAVATNCPSGPAEILADGKYGALVEMGNVEQLANAIAQTLDNPLPSSVLQTRAAQYSLKHSLDQYTKVLHLAESTCSVYSA; translated from the coding sequence ATGTGTGATTTAGCAATCTTTACTCACTCTCTTTATGGAGGTGGGGCTGAACGAGCGATGGTAAATTTGATCCGCGGATTTATCCAGCGCGGATTGTCGATCGATTTAGTTCTACTCAAGCGAGAAGGAGCGTACTTAGACTTGCTGCCTCCGGAGGTGAGAGTGATTGATTTGGGCGGAGGGAGGTTATGGCAACGCTTGCCAGAGTTAGCAAATTATTTGCGAGAAAATCGCCCGCCTGTGATGCTCTCGACGTTGGATGATATCAACATTGCTGCACTTTGGATGCGGCGACTGACTGGGGTGGATATGCGCCTTGTGGCGAATGTTCAGAATACGATTTCTCAGGAAGCTCGGCGATCGAAGTCGCTGAAAGTTCGATTGATGCCCACTTTAAGCCGCTGGTTTCTCAACTGGGCGGATGCGGTGGTGCCAGTGTCTGAAGGCGTTGGCAGCGATTTGCAACAGATTGGTGTGCGCGAAGACTTGATTCAAGTAATTCATAATCCAGTCGTGACTCCTGATTTATTTGAACAGGCACAAGCCGCGATCGAGCATCCTTGGTTTCAATCTGAGATTCCTTGCTTGATGAGTGTCGGGCGATTAGAGTACCAGAAAAATTTTCCGCTCTTGCTCGAAGCCTTTGCCCAGGTTAGAAAGTCTCGTCCCCTGCGGCTGATGATTTTAGGAGAAGGCAACGATCGAGCGGCTTTAGAAGCTCAGATCGAACAGCTTGGAATTCAAGAAGATGTTGCCCTGCCTGGTTTTGTTTCAAATCCTTATGCTTACCTCCGACAAGCCGATTTATTCGTCTTGTCGTCTTGGTTTGAAGGATTGCCGACTGTTTTGATTGAAGCATTAGCGGTGGGAACTCCCGCAGTCGCAACGAATTGTCCGAGCGGGCCGGCTGAAATCCTAGCAGATGGCAAATATGGCGCATTGGTCGAAATGGGCAATGTGGAGCAATTAGCGAATGCGATCGCGCAGACATTAGACAACCCACTCCCTTCTTCGGTTTTACAAACAAGAGCTGCACAGTATTCGTTGAAACATTCCCTGGATCAGTACACCAAAGTGCTTCATCTTGCTGAAAGCACTTGTTCTGTATATTCCGCTTAA
- a CDS encoding glycosyltransferase family 2 protein, with amino-acid sequence MHLQPQVDNEVIQFRYTFTVFTPTYNRAHTLHRVYESLCAQTYQSFEWLIVNDGSTDHTEQLVQQWQQSAPFPIRYHRQENSGKHIAYNYAAKVALGEFVVNLDSDDACVPEALERFQDYWNQIPPAQRSKYSGIDCLCQDTEGKIIGDRFPQSPMDSHVAEIRYRLRISGEKWGMQRTDVLREFPFPDVQGRRLEMPESIVWTRLTRQYPARYVNDALRIYYTNGADQITRARWAEKDTRGFFLSNQTTLNYDLDYFWYAPRTFIKAAANCSRAGLHCGYPLRQQVNSLTSISARLLWLSLLPLGFVLWFRDTRQ; translated from the coding sequence ATGCATCTCCAGCCCCAAGTTGATAATGAAGTTATCCAATTCCGGTATACCTTTACTGTTTTTACTCCCACTTACAATCGTGCTCATACCTTGCATCGCGTGTATGAGAGCCTTTGTGCTCAGACTTATCAGAGCTTTGAATGGTTGATTGTGAATGATGGTTCGACGGATCATACTGAACAGCTTGTCCAGCAATGGCAACAATCTGCGCCTTTTCCCATCCGGTATCATCGACAAGAAAACAGTGGTAAACACATTGCTTACAACTATGCAGCGAAAGTTGCGCTCGGCGAGTTTGTGGTCAACTTAGATTCAGATGATGCTTGTGTTCCAGAAGCATTAGAGCGATTTCAAGATTATTGGAATCAGATTCCACCCGCTCAGCGCTCAAAGTACTCTGGAATCGATTGCCTTTGCCAGGATACTGAAGGAAAAATTATTGGCGATCGCTTCCCTCAAAGTCCGATGGATTCTCATGTCGCTGAAATTCGCTATCGGTTGAGAATTTCAGGTGAAAAATGGGGAATGCAGCGGACAGATGTGCTGCGAGAATTTCCCTTTCCAGATGTGCAAGGTCGGCGCTTAGAAATGCCTGAAAGTATTGTGTGGACGCGGCTGACTCGCCAATATCCAGCCCGCTACGTCAATGATGCACTTCGGATCTACTACACCAATGGAGCAGATCAGATCACGCGCGCACGTTGGGCAGAAAAAGACACGAGGGGATTTTTCCTCAGCAATCAAACTACGTTGAATTATGACTTAGATTATTTTTGGTATGCTCCGCGTACCTTCATCAAGGCGGCTGCAAACTGCAGTCGGGCTGGCTTACATTGTGGATATCCACTGCGTCAGCAGGTGAACTCTTTGACTTCAATCAGCGCGCGGCTACTTTGGCTAAGTTTACTTCCTTTAGGATTTGTGCTGTGGTTTCGAGACACGCGACAGTAG
- a CDS encoding GumC family protein, with translation MRAKNNADSGTVSLDNLEKLDFQNYWLIAKRRWKPTAAIITLSLIVAGFASSSQKPTYVATGKIVLKPNKIPALTGLGGEAAGRVSNLTMQSNPVRTEAQNVVSRPVMQQTIEALKLTDASGKPLHPDALAKSIKVKDVAGADVLQISYEDQEADKAAAVLNQVMTQYLNANVLENRSEAAAAREFIAEQLPKTEATVRQTETALRQFKEQSGIADAKAEEARVNEAISTLEKQIADASTDLAETTTRHDKLASTLNMTADRALEVSFLSQDDNIKQIAAQLQQVQTQLELERTRYTGKHPAIVNLQDREAALKNLLEERISQTVDAASVTPRDLVPDELRRDLMKDFVNAEVQKLGASTRLASLTETRDLYRDRMMQVPRLEQTQRELQRQLDAAQSTYETLLKRLQEVQLTEKQNVGTARIVERAAIPDSASGSKTSMFLLLGAAAGTLLSLAVITLLELRDKSIKTLKEARDLFGYTWLGTIPYFGRPLMARSKKQEWSIPELPVRDAPRSAVSGSYRMLQANLKFLSLDEKLKSVVITSSVPREGKSTIAANLAATMATLGRRTLLIDADLHHPSQHHIWNLTNVGGLSHVIVEQTNARDAIIPVMQNLDVLTCGVIPPNPLALLDSKRMASLIETFEQQYDFVIVDAPPLIVAAEALTLGRIVDGLILVARPGVVDHANATTAKELLNQSSQNVLGMVINGAVLENDAHDSYYDHDDYIHTPMEQVY, from the coding sequence ATGAGAGCGAAGAACAATGCCGACTCTGGCACGGTGTCTCTAGACAACCTAGAGAAGCTTGATTTTCAGAATTATTGGTTAATTGCAAAACGACGCTGGAAGCCCACTGCTGCGATCATTACGCTGAGTTTGATCGTGGCTGGATTTGCATCCTCGTCGCAGAAGCCAACGTATGTCGCGACTGGGAAAATCGTCCTCAAACCCAACAAAATCCCTGCTTTAACTGGGCTTGGAGGCGAAGCGGCGGGACGAGTGTCAAACTTGACCATGCAAAGCAATCCCGTCAGGACAGAAGCACAGAACGTCGTTTCTCGCCCAGTGATGCAGCAAACGATCGAAGCCCTCAAATTGACGGACGCCTCCGGTAAGCCCCTGCATCCAGATGCTCTAGCAAAATCAATTAAAGTCAAAGATGTTGCTGGTGCGGACGTTCTGCAGATTAGCTACGAGGATCAAGAAGCCGACAAAGCTGCTGCGGTTCTCAATCAAGTCATGACTCAATACCTCAATGCCAATGTTTTAGAGAATCGCTCTGAAGCTGCCGCTGCGAGAGAATTCATTGCTGAGCAACTTCCCAAAACAGAAGCAACTGTACGACAAACCGAAACTGCGCTCAGACAATTCAAAGAGCAAAGTGGAATTGCAGATGCGAAAGCTGAAGAAGCTCGGGTCAACGAGGCAATTAGCACGCTAGAAAAACAAATTGCAGATGCCAGCACTGATCTTGCTGAAACAACGACTCGGCACGACAAACTTGCAAGCACGCTCAACATGACAGCCGATCGCGCTTTGGAAGTTAGTTTCCTCAGCCAAGATGACAACATCAAACAAATTGCCGCTCAGCTTCAGCAAGTACAAACTCAGCTAGAGCTAGAGCGTACACGCTACACAGGCAAACATCCGGCGATCGTCAATTTACAAGACCGAGAAGCTGCCTTAAAAAACTTGCTCGAAGAGCGAATCTCTCAAACGGTCGATGCTGCCTCCGTTACGCCACGCGATCTTGTTCCTGACGAATTGCGTCGCGACTTGATGAAGGATTTTGTCAATGCTGAAGTTCAAAAATTAGGAGCTTCGACGCGGTTAGCTTCCTTGACAGAGACTCGGGATCTCTATCGCGATCGCATGATGCAAGTTCCTCGTCTAGAACAAACTCAGCGCGAACTCCAACGCCAGCTCGACGCAGCACAATCAACCTATGAAACCCTACTGAAACGACTGCAAGAGGTTCAATTAACCGAGAAGCAAAACGTCGGGACTGCGCGAATTGTTGAGCGAGCTGCGATTCCTGATAGCGCATCTGGTTCCAAGACCAGTATGTTCCTCTTGCTTGGAGCAGCAGCCGGAACCTTGCTGTCGCTAGCAGTCATTACCTTGCTTGAACTTCGAGACAAATCGATCAAGACGCTCAAAGAGGCACGCGACTTGTTCGGCTATACCTGGCTGGGAACGATTCCTTACTTTGGTAGACCGCTCATGGCGCGATCGAAGAAACAGGAATGGTCAATTCCTGAACTCCCTGTACGAGATGCTCCGCGATCGGCGGTGAGCGGCTCGTATCGAATGCTGCAAGCAAATCTGAAGTTTTTGAGCCTAGATGAAAAGCTCAAAAGCGTTGTGATCACAAGTTCTGTCCCGCGTGAAGGCAAATCTACGATCGCAGCGAACTTAGCAGCAACAATGGCAACCTTAGGACGACGCACACTGTTGATCGACGCAGATTTACATCATCCGTCTCAGCACCACATTTGGAATTTGACGAATGTCGGTGGATTGAGCCATGTGATTGTAGAGCAGACGAATGCCCGAGATGCAATCATACCTGTGATGCAAAATCTTGACGTTCTAACCTGTGGTGTGATTCCACCGAATCCTCTAGCTTTGCTCGATTCTAAGCGGATGGCATCTTTGATTGAAACCTTTGAGCAGCAGTATGACTTTGTGATTGTTGATGCTCCTCCTCTGATTGTTGCGGCGGAAGCTTTGACCCTCGGCAGAATTGTCGATGGGCTGATTTTAGTCGCAAGACCAGGCGTGGTTGATCATGCGAATGCCACGACCGCGAAGGAACTCCTAAACCAATCTTCGCAAAATGTTCTGGGTATGGTGATCAACGGCGCGGTGCTTGAAAATGATGCTCATGATTCTTACTACGATCATGACGATTACATTCATACACCAATGGAACAGGTCTATTAG
- a CDS encoding glycosyltransferase family 4 protein — MQKPVLTIFYQFNPWRSSIGGIQTIIRSFLKYAPDSFEIRFVGTTDDPTEPLFTWREANYAGRTLQFMPILTLQDNNHRKRIPVTVRYTAALLRTCLESDFMHFHRLEPTIASKQWQGEKTLFVHNDLKQQAAKQKIPALNHALERYLIQQFDQVLSCHTGSLELYQDRYPNLSDRITYINNSYDDGVFQPAPDRSAHRRVLAQTMNLPEETQFILFAGRLQPQKDPVLLIQAIAALSHPNAHLLLAGDGELAPEVRAEITRLGVPATMLGAQTQTEMLRLYQAASVFVLSSRFEGLPVSVLEALGCGTPIVTTDCGDTPRLLNSKSGVVCQDRAAITIAKALDQVLFNPDHFPVEACVSAAQPYAAQAIVSRVYEDMLWRWKARSRERVPVARSYT; from the coding sequence ATGCAAAAACCAGTTCTCACCATCTTTTATCAATTTAACCCTTGGCGAAGTAGCATCGGCGGTATCCAAACTATCATTCGATCGTTCCTCAAATATGCTCCCGATAGCTTCGAGATCCGCTTTGTCGGAACCACGGACGATCCCACCGAACCTCTATTCACTTGGCGAGAAGCGAACTATGCAGGCAGAACTCTCCAGTTCATGCCCATTCTCACCCTACAAGACAACAATCACCGCAAACGCATTCCGGTCACGGTTCGATATACCGCCGCGCTACTGCGCACCTGTCTCGAATCAGACTTCATGCACTTTCATCGTTTAGAACCGACGATCGCATCTAAACAGTGGCAAGGTGAAAAAACGCTGTTTGTCCATAATGATCTCAAGCAGCAAGCAGCAAAACAAAAAATTCCAGCCCTGAATCACGCCTTAGAACGCTATTTGATTCAGCAGTTTGACCAAGTGCTGTCTTGTCATACCGGATCGCTTGAACTGTATCAGGATCGCTATCCAAATTTGAGCGATCGCATCACCTACATTAACAACTCCTACGATGATGGAGTCTTTCAGCCTGCCCCAGATCGCAGCGCACATCGTCGAGTCCTTGCCCAAACGATGAACTTGCCTGAAGAAACGCAGTTCATTCTCTTTGCCGGGCGACTGCAACCCCAAAAAGACCCCGTTCTGCTGATTCAAGCGATCGCCGCTTTATCCCATCCCAACGCTCATTTACTGCTCGCCGGAGATGGAGAATTAGCGCCGGAAGTTCGGGCTGAAATTACGCGATTAGGCGTTCCAGCAACCATGCTCGGCGCACAAACTCAGACCGAAATGCTCAGACTTTATCAAGCTGCCAGCGTCTTTGTCCTGAGCAGTCGATTTGAAGGACTGCCTGTTTCAGTCCTAGAAGCGTTAGGGTGCGGAACACCGATTGTAACGACTGACTGCGGAGATACTCCCAGACTGCTCAACTCAAAGAGTGGAGTCGTTTGTCAAGATCGAGCAGCAATCACGATCGCGAAGGCTCTCGACCAAGTTTTATTCAATCCCGACCATTTTCCTGTAGAAGCCTGTGTCAGTGCGGCTCAACCTTATGCAGCACAAGCCATTGTCAGCCGAGTTTATGAAGATATGCTGTGGAGATGGAAAGCGCGATCGCGGGAGCGAGTTCCAGTTGCGCGATCGTACACGTAA
- a CDS encoding sugar transferase: protein MNFPEASELQSIQLSPDLTLPRSITFHPSTQSGLKRSIDVLGSLVGLLMLSILFVPIAIAIKLDSPGTIFYKQTRCGLGGRTFEIRKFRSMVDNAEVLKHQIKNEGSNLLFKNENDPRITKVGRFLRRTSLDELPQLWNVLMGEMSLVGTRPPTLDEVAHYNNRHWRRLEVKPGLTGEWQVSGRSKIKDFEQVVDLDLRYQERWNVGYDLLIILKTLKVVLGREGAY from the coding sequence ATGAACTTCCCCGAAGCGTCTGAATTACAGTCTATTCAGTTGTCTCCCGACTTAACGCTCCCTCGCTCCATCACGTTTCACCCCTCCACACAATCTGGGCTGAAGCGGAGTATTGATGTCCTGGGAAGCTTAGTTGGGCTACTGATGCTATCCATCCTCTTTGTTCCGATTGCGATCGCGATCAAGCTCGATAGTCCTGGCACAATCTTTTACAAGCAAACGCGTTGTGGATTGGGCGGGCGAACCTTCGAGATCCGCAAGTTTCGATCCATGGTGGACAATGCCGAAGTCCTAAAACACCAGATTAAAAACGAAGGAAGTAATCTCCTCTTCAAAAACGAAAACGATCCCAGAATTACAAAAGTAGGACGTTTTTTGCGCCGAACGAGCTTAGATGAGCTGCCACAGCTTTGGAATGTGCTGATGGGAGAGATGAGCTTAGTTGGAACTCGCCCCCCCACGTTAGATGAAGTCGCTCATTACAACAATCGGCATTGGCGACGCTTAGAAGTCAAACCTGGATTAACTGGAGAGTGGCAGGTGAGCGGTCGCTCTAAGATTAAAGATTTTGAGCAGGTTGTAGACTTGGATTTGAGGTACCAAGAACGTTGGAATGTGGGGTATGACCTGCTGATCATTCTGAAAACGCTGAAAGTTGTGTTGGGTCGAGAAGGAGCTTACTAG
- a CDS encoding polysaccharide deacetylase family protein has protein sequence MKQRRKPIASLSLDLDNQWSYMKTHGDEGWESFPSYLNLLIPRVLEFLDQRDLKITFFIVGQDAALEKNTAALKAIADHGHEVGNHSFLHEPWLHLYTEEQINTELAIAERHIEQATGQRPICFRGPGFSLSRTVLQVLARRGYLCDASTFPTFLGPLARAYYFMTSKLSKEELEKRKQLFGKFQDGLRPLKPYRLRMDAGSLVELPVTTMPVFKVPIHASYILYLGVFSPMLAMLYFRCAIALCKLFQVQPSILLHPLDFMGCDDLPELAFFPAMNLPSYKKVAMMSKIIRVLTDNFTVLTISQHARQMAKAEDIPVMHPSAIAL, from the coding sequence ATGAAACAGCGTAGAAAACCGATCGCGAGCTTATCGCTTGATCTGGATAATCAATGGTCTTACATGAAAACTCACGGAGATGAGGGCTGGGAGTCTTTTCCATCCTATTTAAATCTTCTGATCCCGCGAGTACTGGAGTTTTTGGATCAGCGGGATCTGAAAATTACGTTCTTCATTGTTGGACAGGATGCTGCGCTAGAAAAAAACACAGCAGCATTAAAAGCGATCGCCGATCACGGTCATGAAGTTGGAAACCATTCGTTTCTGCATGAACCTTGGTTGCATCTGTACACCGAAGAGCAGATTAATACAGAACTCGCGATCGCAGAACGGCACATCGAGCAGGCGACCGGACAGCGTCCTATCTGTTTTCGAGGTCCTGGCTTTAGCTTGTCTCGAACTGTGCTGCAAGTGCTCGCGAGACGAGGATATCTCTGCGATGCTTCAACATTTCCAACCTTCTTAGGACCGTTGGCGCGAGCTTACTATTTTATGACCAGTAAGCTGAGTAAAGAAGAACTCGAAAAGCGCAAGCAACTGTTTGGGAAATTTCAAGATGGATTGCGCCCGCTCAAGCCGTATCGCTTGAGAATGGATGCGGGCAGTTTAGTCGAGCTTCCAGTCACGACAATGCCTGTGTTTAAGGTTCCAATTCATGCTAGCTATATTCTGTATCTGGGCGTGTTTTCTCCGATGCTGGCAATGTTGTATTTCCGATGCGCGATCGCGCTTTGCAAATTGTTTCAAGTCCAGCCTTCTATCTTGCTGCACCCTCTGGATTTTATGGGCTGTGATGATTTGCCGGAACTCGCTTTCTTTCCAGCGATGAATCTACCGAGCTACAAGAAAGTGGCAATGATGAGCAAAATTATTCGGGTCTTGACTGATAATTTTACAGTGCTCACAATCTCACAACATGCTCGGCAAATGGCAAAAGCAGAGGACATTCCGGTGATGCATCCGAGCGCGATCGCGCTGTAA
- a CDS encoding protoporphyrinogen/coproporphyrinogen oxidase, whose protein sequence is MNTEIKPVVIVGGGLAGLTAAWSLRQHNIPVKLYEAGKQIAGLAGSFHDPDGFTYDFGAHFVTNRLAAAIGVGALCRNVRYYGETVYLKGRNYTYPFGLLQNPRYVASGIASKLKRHQPKNAAEWYRAEYGQTLANEVAIPLTEAWSGAAAEDLATSVGDKLQAGIAQSIVHKLMARFTQRAVTNGYSHDMPENPHVWHVYPKGGLGLLCQKLAEDLQDCIQLESPVEAILVENEQAVGVRVKGIEQPASAVISTAPCHILAKLVQGSDAVKPLSSFKYRPMVFVNLRLHGRGLLSDTVVWTPERDYLFFRLTETPLSMPWLAPEGKTLITADIGCEIGDEIWQMSDEELGERCIEHLREIIPDARQRYFGCRVLKTPIAYPVFLSQYEEHRQRLAHSTGISGLYSIGRNGEFAHLLMEDIYWRTTSKMRQLAANLN, encoded by the coding sequence ATGAACACTGAAATTAAACCTGTCGTGATCGTCGGCGGTGGGCTAGCTGGTTTGACTGCCGCTTGGTCACTTCGACAACATAACATCCCTGTGAAACTCTATGAGGCAGGCAAGCAGATTGCTGGACTAGCAGGCAGTTTTCACGATCCCGATGGTTTTACTTATGACTTTGGCGCACATTTTGTCACCAATCGACTCGCTGCCGCGATCGGCGTAGGTGCGCTGTGCCGAAACGTGCGCTACTATGGCGAAACTGTCTACCTCAAAGGTCGTAACTACACATATCCGTTTGGTTTACTGCAAAATCCTCGCTATGTTGCCAGCGGGATCGCCAGCAAATTGAAGCGGCATCAGCCGAAAAATGCAGCCGAATGGTATCGTGCTGAGTATGGTCAAACTTTAGCCAATGAAGTCGCGATTCCATTAACTGAAGCTTGGTCAGGCGCTGCGGCTGAAGATTTAGCAACGTCTGTTGGCGATAAGCTGCAAGCCGGAATTGCTCAGAGCATCGTCCATAAGCTGATGGCTCGCTTCACTCAGCGCGCTGTCACCAATGGATACAGCCATGACATGCCTGAAAATCCGCATGTTTGGCACGTCTATCCTAAAGGTGGACTCGGCTTATTGTGTCAAAAGCTAGCCGAAGATCTTCAAGATTGCATTCAGCTTGAGTCTCCAGTAGAAGCAATTCTCGTTGAGAATGAGCAAGCAGTCGGAGTTCGAGTCAAAGGGATAGAGCAGCCTGCTTCTGCTGTGATTAGTACGGCACCTTGTCATATTTTAGCCAAACTGGTTCAAGGCTCGGATGCGGTCAAGCCTCTATCGAGCTTCAAGTACCGTCCGATGGTTTTTGTGAATTTGCGCTTGCATGGTCGTGGCTTGCTCTCTGATACAGTCGTTTGGACTCCAGAACGCGACTATCTCTTCTTTCGCTTAACCGAGACACCTTTATCCATGCCGTGGCTCGCTCCTGAAGGAAAAACACTGATCACCGCAGATATCGGCTGTGAAATCGGCGATGAGATTTGGCAGATGTCAGACGAAGAATTGGGAGAGCGCTGTATCGAACATTTGCGTGAAATCATTCCAGATGCGCGGCAGCGATATTTTGGCTGTCGGGTGTTGAAAACTCCGATCGCTTATCCAGTCTTCTTGAGCCAGTATGAGGAGCATCGTCAGCGACTCGCTCACTCCACAGGGATTTCAGGACTCTACAGTATTGGGCGCAATGGAGAATTCGCCCATTTACTCATGGAGGACATCTACTGGCGCACAACCTCGAAAATGCGTCAACTTGCAGCGAACTTGAATTAG
- a CDS encoding class I SAM-dependent methyltransferase, which translates to MKDLSDTFPQPYGAPCRADGTAPLAMTRVKCCICDVDDASAVAVGEDFEYRTSPDTFLAVQCRGCGLVYLNPRPDISELDRIYPRDYHAYEFSAERFGFVYRVRQRLEAKRLLSACKGLGKDARIIDVGCGDGFHLRLLRDFGQPTWRLEGIEPSDLAVKAGMNEGLEIHSGMVQDLDLPKNSYDLAFMIATIEHVDHPAEVLAAVRSLLKPGGRIVIVTDNTDTLDFKLSKARHWGGYHFPRHWNLFNSTNLRMLAQKVDLEVAQMTTIVSPVNWVYSIRNALVDWNAPKWLINQFSLQSTLSLGVFTIFDMIHQRMGHGALLRAVLRKP; encoded by the coding sequence ATGAAAGATTTATCTGATACCTTTCCTCAACCTTATGGCGCGCCCTGCCGTGCTGATGGAACTGCTCCCCTCGCGATGACACGGGTGAAGTGCTGTATTTGCGATGTCGATGATGCAAGTGCTGTAGCAGTTGGAGAAGATTTCGAGTATCGTACTAGCCCCGATACGTTTCTAGCTGTGCAGTGTCGTGGCTGTGGATTGGTCTATCTCAATCCGCGCCCTGATATCAGCGAACTCGATCGCATTTATCCGCGTGACTATCATGCGTATGAATTCTCGGCTGAGCGATTTGGCTTTGTCTACCGGGTGCGGCAGCGATTAGAAGCAAAGCGATTGCTGTCAGCTTGCAAAGGACTAGGCAAAGATGCTCGAATCATTGATGTCGGCTGTGGGGATGGCTTTCATCTACGCTTACTGCGTGATTTTGGACAGCCCACCTGGAGACTCGAAGGAATTGAACCGAGCGATCTCGCAGTCAAAGCAGGAATGAATGAAGGACTGGAGATTCATTCAGGCATGGTTCAGGACTTAGACTTGCCCAAAAATAGCTATGATTTAGCTTTCATGATCGCCACGATCGAGCATGTCGATCATCCCGCTGAAGTGCTCGCTGCTGTGCGATCGCTCCTCAAGCCGGGCGGTCGAATTGTCATTGTGACCGACAACACCGATACATTGGATTTCAAACTCTCAAAAGCCCGCCACTGGGGCGGCTATCATTTTCCGCGACACTGGAATTTGTTTAATTCAACCAATTTAAGAATGCTGGCGCAGAAAGTTGATCTCGAAGTCGCTCAGATGACCACGATCGTGTCGCCAGTCAATTGGGTCTATTCGATTCGGAATGCGCTCGTCGATTGGAACGCACCCAAATGGCTCATCAATCAATTCAGCTTGCAATCTACCCTCTCGCTCGGTGTGTTTACGATTTTTGACATGATTCATCAACGGATGGGTCATGGAGCTTTGCTGAGAGCCGTGTTGAGAAAGCCTTGA